In Toxoplasma gondii ME49 chromosome VIII, whole genome shotgun sequence, a single genomic region encodes these proteins:
- a CDS encoding kelch repeat-containing protein (encoded by transcript TGME49_229000), with the protein MSDISDFSESAFSKGDSDGSWTEDEGAKQKKKSAKRSLFGLGKASKTADEPDAGKSDSADKNIETSDKAAPKEESKKAEATNEEPKKAESTKEEPKKAEATKAVEKKAEATKAVEKKADTKQPADTKADQASSKKESARSESSKLVYGDSASGILSPPDFFFSSIVHDGKVFTARTEHVVVQLEDTIYIWGGRQSDTMYNDLISFDPPSNTFSTIAAEGSKPPARSGASLVGRIEGGRGILTLWGGEEKDELTNKAWNFDTKTNTWSKLTTKSTPSARKGHSLCSNSDTLYLFGGVDATGVKEDGYVLKKDMWTRLKGDKVPPARCFHTATIAKTEKVNAMIVFGGDLSGNGRATNDLWRYDLRDEEWRLIDSASGETPAPRFKHASAFYEGRVWICGGQTSGWFTIYEVSDFFAYDVSGNYWFKCDVAAKQLGYHSNFGPLALFPQTKALYVFGGSSSYGKPTSDVYRLAPVCTTFSVLDVRRDVTETATEVKQVREEVEKSAATAAKVMEFVEKLEKNMSVASGKVSDLSRSVNDFQKEISSMVANSTSCMESVEQVRKKLDNIEGKFVAFAQLERRCELIESSITELLRKLDEKADRSALRKITDHIQISDTDEDSD; encoded by the exons ATGTCGGATATCTCGGATTTTTCTGAATCTGCTTTCAGCAAGGGCGATTCGGATGGATCTTGGACTGAAGATGAGGGAgcgaaacaaaagaaaaagagtgCGAAGCGGTCACTTTTTGGCCTTGGGAAGGCGAGTAAAACCGCTGATGAGCCGGACGCCGGCAAGTCAGATTCAGCCGATAAGAACATAGAGACATCTGACAAAGCCGCTCCGAAAGAGGAGTCAAAGAAGGCTGAAGCAACTAACGAGGAACCGAAGAAGGCTGAATCAACCAAAGAGGAACCAAAGAAGGCTGAAGCAACGAAGGCGGTTGAGAAGAAGGCTGAAGCAACTAAGGCGGTTGAGAAAAAGGCCGACACAAAACAGCCTGCAGACACCAAGGCAGATCAGGCCAGCTCGAAGAAAGAATCAGCGAGGAGTGAATCGTCAAAACTAGTCTATGGAGACTCCGCATCAGGCATACTTTCACCTCCTGATTTCTTTTTCAGCAGCATTGTCCACGATGGCAAAGTTTTTACAGCCAGGACCGAACATGTTGTTGTCCAACTTGAAGATACGATCTACATTTGGGGAGGCAGACAGTCTGACACCATGTACAACGACCTGATCAGCTTCGATCCGCCATCCAACAC GTTTAGTACTATCGCCGCAGAAGGCTCGAAACCACCAGCTCGCAGCGGAGCGTCTCTTGTTGGTCGGATCGAAGGAGGCCGCGGCATCTTGACTTTGTGGGgcggggaagagaaagacgagttGACGAATAAGGCGTGGAACTTCGACACCAAAACGAACACGTGGTCAAAACTGACCACCAAATCCACACCCAGCGCGCGCAAGGGCCATTCCCTTTGTAGTAATAGTGACACCCTGTACCTTTTTGGGGGCGTAGACGCCACGGGTGTGAAAGAAGACGGATACGTTCTGAAGAAAG ACATGTGGACAAGGCTGAAAGGCGACAAGGTACCGCCGGCGCGTTGTTTCCACACTGCCACAATTgccaagacagaaaaggtgAATGCGATGATTGTGTTCGGCGGTGATTTGTCCGGTAACGGACGCGCTACAAACGACCTCTGGCGATACGACCTTCGAGATGAGGAATGGCGACTCATCGATAGCGCTAGCGGTGAGACGCCCGCTCCTCGTTTCAA GCATGCTTCCGCCTTCTACGAGGGTCGAGTATGGATATGCGGAGGTCAGACATCTGGATGGTTCACAATCTATGAAGTGTCCG ATTTCTTCGCCTACGACGTCTCTGGCAATTACTGGTTTAAGTGTGACGTGGCGGCCAAACAGCTGGGCTACCACTCAAACTTCGGCCCTCTCGCGCTGTTTCCTCAGACTAAGGCTCTCTATGTCTTTGGAGGCAGCAGTTCTTACG GCAAACCCACGTCAGACGTTTACCGACTGGCACCTGTATGCACGACATTCTCAGTCCTGGACGTGAGACGCGACGTGACAGAAACTGCAACGGAGGTGAAGCAGGTGcgcgaggaagtggagaaatcTGCAGCGACTGCAGCGAAGGTTATGGAATTTGTggagaaactggagaagaacatgAGTGTGGCATCGGGTAAAGTATCGGACCTTTCTCGCAGCGTGAACGATTTCCAAAAGGAGATTAGCTCTATGGTTGCAAACAGCACTTCTTGCATGGAGAGCGTAGAGCAAGTGCGGAAAAAGCTTGACAACATCGAGGGGAAATTCGTCGCCTTTGCTCAGCTGGAGAGGAGGTGTGAGTTGATCGAGTCGAGCATCACAGAGCTCCTCAGGAAGCTGGATGAAAAAGCGGACAGGTCTGCTTTGAGGAAGATCACGGATCATATACAGATCTCGGACACTGACGAAGATTCTGATTAA
- a CDS encoding zinc finger (CCCH type) motif-containing protein (encoded by transcript TGME49_228990) — MEGLKEVPVSGAFAESAHFPDGRPDPASLELNSSALTRLNLFVKFYKTKICPFYKKKRCEWGHDCKFAHGRKELRSGPDLSKTRMCPSLQRRGRCDKGDACRFAHHQGELRDTSELYTNSLYYHWMLGNCRSNKWHNAHGEAEEKDEIRRRRVSMEKLPSLPPAALATIKDAAVSPIPEARQFSASLPAARHVDNEEVEFCFRFWVPRGAVVRLKSLQPGMECNIPCEDNVTDIHRVDTGIDAALFKTLTSSPPGVSRMVPDYPSRDIPSFEVTSPPFPQHPLLNARGPGVPPVQPQPDIMPIDLLPKFLSASLGVESPTSEHETRSPSSGSSSPEFVYDFPHTPVDFRSSDHDLRFLPTRLPHW; from the exons ATGGAGGGACTTAAAGAAGTTCCCGTTTCTGGTGCGTTCGCTGAGAGCGCCCATTTTCCAGACGGCCGGCCAGATCCAGCGTCGCTGGAGCTGAACTCCAGTGCACTAACGCGGCTGAATCTCTTCGTGAAATTTTACAAGACCAAGATATGCCCCTTTTACAAGAAAAAACGGTGTGAATGGGGGCACGACTGCAAGTTTGCACATGGCCGCAAGGAGCTCCGTTCAGGACCGGACTTGTCGAAAACGAGAATGTGCCCGTCTTTGCAACGT AGAGGCCGATGCGACAAGGGTGACGCTTGCCGATTCGCGCACCACCAAGGAGAACTCCGAGATACCTCTGAGCTGTACACGAATTCGCTGTACTACCATTGGATGCTGGGGAACTGTCGCTCTAACAAGTGGCATAATGCT catggagaggcagaggaaaaggacgaaaTACGTCGGCGGAGAGTCAGCATGGAGAAGCTACCGTCGTTGCCTCCCGCTGCTCTAGCGACTATCAAGGACGCAGCAG ttTCTCCAATCCCGGAGGCTAGGCAGTTTAGTGCCAGTCTGCCAGCGGCACGCCACGTCGACAACGAGGAAGTCGAGTTTTGCTTTCGGTTCTGGGTGCCACGTGGAGCCGTCGTCCGCCTGAAGAGTCTTCAGCCCGGAATG GAGTGCAACATACCCTGCGAAGATAATGTGACCGACATCCACCGAGTTGACACCGGAATCGATGCGGCTTTGTTCAAAACACTCACTTCGTCCCCCCCTGGTGTTTCTCGCATGGTTCCCGACTATCCATCGAGAGACATACCTTCGTTCGAAGTGACCTCACCGCCTTTTCCGCAGCATCCGCTACTCAACGCAAGAGGCCCTGGGGTGCCGCCGGTCCAGCCACAACCGGATATCATGCCTATCGATCTTCTGCCTAAGTTCTTGTCCGCTAGCCTTGGCGTCGAATCGCCGACATCCGAGCATGAGACAAGATCTCCGAGCAGTGGTAGCAGCTCACCAGAATTCGTCTATGACTTCCCGCACACACCTGTGGATTTCAGGTCATCCGACCATGACCTCCGATTCCTACCAACACGCTTACCGCACTGGTGA